From Alcaligenes faecalis, the proteins below share one genomic window:
- the xdhA gene encoding xanthine dehydrogenase small subunit, with protein METRPIRFIYRGEVQEVAQAPTTRTVLQYIREDLHCTGTKEGCAEGDCGACTVMIGELDQNNQLQLRAVNACIQLLPTLDGKALYTIEDLRQDDGTLHPVQQAMVDWHGAQCGFCTPGFIMSLWGLYMTHSPEDGPVSREQIDDVLSGNLCRCTGYRPIIDAAKAMHSYPAVSMDRQSIENKLRAIRQDGMLAYEYQGQTFHAPRTLDQLAQLREQYPQARILAGSTDIGLWVTKQFRDLPHLIYIGQVAELRELKTTGDDLYIGAGVLLNDAFDALIKDHPELTELRQRFASFPIRNAGTLGGNVANGSPIGDSMPALIAMRTRVVLRKGAVERVLPLEDLYLAYQKTAMEPGEFVQGLLVPRSKGQWQFRTYKLSKRFDQDISAVCAAFAVELDNKIVKQARIAFGGMAATPKRASHAEQVLQGQEWNEENVQAAMQALQQDYQALSDMRASSEYRNQSAANLLYRFFLETHPEHALSPAQLNVFHRAQASLETL; from the coding sequence ATGGAGACAAGACCAATTCGTTTTATTTATCGCGGTGAAGTACAGGAAGTGGCTCAGGCCCCGACCACGCGAACCGTTTTACAGTATATCCGTGAGGATCTGCACTGCACCGGCACCAAAGAAGGCTGTGCCGAAGGTGATTGCGGCGCCTGCACGGTCATGATTGGCGAACTGGACCAGAACAATCAACTGCAATTGCGCGCCGTCAATGCCTGTATCCAGCTGCTGCCTACGCTAGATGGCAAGGCGCTCTACACCATTGAGGATCTGCGCCAGGACGATGGCACCCTGCACCCGGTGCAGCAAGCCATGGTGGACTGGCACGGTGCCCAGTGCGGCTTTTGTACGCCCGGCTTCATCATGTCGCTGTGGGGCCTGTACATGACGCATTCGCCCGAGGACGGCCCGGTTTCCCGAGAACAGATCGACGATGTGCTCTCGGGCAATCTGTGCCGCTGTACCGGCTACCGCCCCATTATTGATGCGGCCAAGGCCATGCACAGCTATCCGGCTGTCAGCATGGATCGCCAATCCATTGAGAACAAGCTGCGCGCCATTCGTCAGGACGGCATGCTGGCCTATGAATATCAGGGCCAAACCTTCCACGCCCCCCGTACGCTGGACCAGTTGGCCCAGCTGCGTGAGCAGTATCCGCAAGCACGCATTCTGGCTGGCAGCACCGATATTGGCCTGTGGGTGACCAAGCAATTCCGCGATTTGCCGCATCTGATCTATATCGGTCAGGTGGCCGAGCTGCGCGAACTGAAAACCACCGGGGACGATCTTTACATTGGTGCAGGCGTGCTGCTGAACGATGCTTTCGATGCCCTGATCAAAGACCACCCCGAATTGACGGAACTGCGCCAGCGCTTTGCCTCCTTCCCTATCCGCAACGCCGGTACCTTGGGCGGCAACGTGGCCAACGGCTCGCCTATTGGCGACTCCATGCCTGCCCTGATTGCCATGCGTACTCGTGTGGTACTGCGCAAAGGCGCGGTCGAACGCGTCCTGCCTTTGGAGGACCTGTATCTGGCCTACCAGAAAACCGCCATGGAGCCGGGCGAGTTCGTGCAAGGCCTGCTGGTCCCACGCAGCAAGGGCCAATGGCAGTTCCGCACCTACAAGCTGTCCAAGCGTTTCGACCAGGACATTTCTGCCGTGTGTGCCGCCTTTGCCGTGGAGCTGGATAACAAAATCGTCAAACAGGCCCGCATTGCTTTTGGCGGCATGGCGGCCACGCCAAAACGGGCCAGCCACGCTGAACAAGTGCTGCAAGGCCAGGAATGGAATGAAGAAAACGTACAAGCGGCCATGCAGGCGCTGCAACAGGACTACCAGGCCCTGAGCGACATGCGTGCCAGCAGCGAATACCGCAATCAGAGTGCGGCCAATTTGCTGTACCGCTTCTTCCTGGAAACCCACCCTGAACACGCTTTGAGTCCCGCCCAGTTGAATGTCTTTCACCGAGCTCAAGCCAGCCTGGAGACTTTGTGA
- a CDS encoding LysR family transcriptional regulator has translation MPKLREQLDLHLLRVLQSLLKEHSVSRTAIRLGMSQPAVSNALRRLREITGDPILLRGKKGMVPTERGPFLLAHATEALQAIERISATAEPMDPSQSTRVFNLGAPDYLDGAFIPDIAERVRRQAPQARLVVHTINPDLDYVQALEEGELDVVIGNWLEPPEKLHLARLFDDEVVCMLGRHHPLAQRGLSLQHYLEMPHLAPSAHVTDKRGFIDGCLAEQGISRQVQMVVPYFGLVPGILSRTDMVFTTNRQFAEYYARILPITVLPCPVHFPLMRFYQLWHPRTHNAAELLWFRRCIAQAAGRLDGLSEGTP, from the coding sequence ATGCCAAAATTACGAGAACAACTAGACCTGCATTTGCTGCGGGTATTGCAGTCGCTGCTCAAGGAGCATAGCGTCTCGCGCACGGCTATCCGCTTGGGCATGTCCCAGCCAGCCGTCAGCAATGCCTTGCGGCGCTTGCGTGAAATCACGGGCGATCCGATTTTGTTGCGCGGTAAAAAGGGAATGGTGCCTACCGAGCGCGGTCCTTTTTTGCTGGCGCATGCCACGGAAGCCCTGCAAGCGATCGAGCGAATTTCTGCTACCGCGGAACCCATGGATCCCAGTCAGTCTACCCGGGTTTTCAACCTGGGGGCACCGGACTATCTGGATGGGGCCTTTATCCCGGATATTGCGGAGCGGGTGCGTCGTCAGGCGCCCCAGGCCCGCTTGGTGGTTCATACCATCAATCCCGATCTGGACTACGTGCAGGCCCTGGAGGAGGGCGAGCTGGACGTGGTGATCGGCAACTGGCTGGAGCCGCCGGAAAAGCTGCACCTGGCGCGTCTGTTTGATGACGAGGTGGTCTGTATGCTGGGCCGCCATCACCCGCTCGCGCAGCGCGGGTTGTCTTTGCAGCACTATCTGGAAATGCCCCATCTGGCTCCGTCTGCCCACGTGACCGACAAGCGCGGCTTTATTGACGGCTGCCTGGCCGAGCAGGGCATCAGCCGTCAGGTACAGATGGTGGTGCCGTATTTCGGCCTGGTGCCCGGTATTTTGAGCCGCACGGACATGGTATTTACCACTAACCGTCAGTTTGCCGAGTACTATGCCCGCATTCTGCCAATTACCGTGTTGCCTTGTCCGGTTCATTTTCCGCTGATGCGTTTTTACCAGCTGTGGCATCCGCGCACGCATAATGCGGCAGAACTGCTGTGGTTCCGGCGTTGCATTGCCCAGGCCGCAGGCAGGTTGGATGGATTATCAGAGGGAACTCCATGA